The Streptomyces cyaneogriseus subsp. noncyanogenus region CGACCTGCGCCCCGACGAGTTCGACGGGCGGCCGGAGAGCCTGTCGGCGCGGATCCCGCGGGTGGAGGAACGCCGTCTGGACACCCTTGTCGCCCAGGCCATGAAGGACGGCAGCGAGAACTACGGCGCCTACTTCCGCCTGCGGTGCCGGGACGGCACCCTGCGCTGGACCCACACCCAGGGCTACATCCGCCGCGACGAGACCGGCCGCCCCCACCGGATCGTCGGCATCGTCCGGGACGCCACCGAGGAGGTCGGCGACCTGGAGGCCCGCCGCGCACAGGCCGCCCAGGGCGAGGCCCGCCGCCGGCAGACCGACGTCGTCCAGCGGGCCACCGCCGCCCTCGCCCACGCCCGGACCGTGAACGACGTCATGGACGTCCTGCGCGACACCCACGGCCTGACCCGTCTGGGCGCGACCAGCCTCGTCATGGGCCTGGTCGAGGGCGGACGCATCCGGCTGGTCGCGGACGGTCCGGACAACAGCTTCGTCCCCGGCACCAGGATCACCCGGATCGACGAGCCCTACCCGATGAGCGAGGCCGTGCGCACCCTCAGCCCGCGCTTCATCGAGTCCCCGGAGGAGTTCGCGGAGCGCTACCCGGTCCTGTGGCCGAACATCACCCATCTGCACATCACCGCCGCCGCCTATCTGCCGCTGATCGCCCAGGCCCGCCCGATCGGGGCGATGGGCCTGCTCTACAGCGACCGGCACGGATTCTCGCCCGAGGACCGCAACGTGCTCGTCGCCCTCGGCAGCAGCATCGCCCAGAGCCTGCAACGGGCCATGCTCTACGAGCAGGAGATGGACCTCGCCCAGGGTCTCCAGCAGGCCATGCTGCCGCGCACCATCCCCAGCGTGCCCGGCTGCGACGTCGCCGTCCGCTACCGTGCCGCCACCCTCGGCGGCTCCCTGGGCCGCGACATCGGCGGCGACTGGTACGACCTCATTCCGCTGCCCGGCGGACGAGTCGGCGCCGTCATCGGCGACGTCCAGGGCCACGACACGCACGCCGCCGCCGTCATGGGCCAGCTCCGCATCGTCCTGCGCGCCTACGCCGCCGAGGGCCACACCCCGGCCACCGTGATGGCCCGCGCCTCGGTCTTCCTCCACGAACTCGACACCGACCGCTTCGCCACCTGCCTGTACGCGGAGGCCGACCTGGCCACCGGCGTGGTCCAGGTGGTCCGGGCCGGGCACATCGACCCACTGGTGCGCCAGCCCGACGGAACCTGCCGCCGGGTGCCCGTCGAGGGCGGGATGCCGCTCGGCCTGTCCGCCGAGTTCGGGCAGCTCGCCTATCCGGTCGGCACCCTGGAACTCGACCCGGGCAGCACCCTGCTGCTGTGCACCGACGGACTGGTGGAGACGCCCGGCGCCGATCTCGACGACGGCGTACAGGCCCTCGCGGCCCTCGTCGCCGCCGGCCCCGAGGACGTCCGGGACCTCGCCGGCCGGCTCATCGAGGTCTTCGAGGACCGCGGCGGCGAGGACGACGTGGCGCTGCTCCTGCTGCGCCGCCGCGGCCTGGACGCTCCCCGCTCCGGCGGGCGGCTCCAGCAGCACGTGGCCCCCGGCGACCCCGAGGCGCTGGCCGGGGCCCGGCACATGATCCGCGCCGCGGTCCGCGCCTGGGGCGCCGGGGACCAGGCCGACGAGATCGAGCTGGCCGCCGACGAACTGCTCACCAACGCCCTCATGCACACCGAGGGCGCGGCGGTCGTCACCCTGCGGGTGCTCACCGGCGCCGACCGCAGGCTGCGCGTCGAGGTCGAGGACACCTCCAGCGCCCTGCCGCGCCGCCGCGAGGCGGGGGAATCCGGCGTCTCGGGAAGGGGACTGTTCCTGGTCGAGACGTTCGCCGACGGGTGGGGGGTCGAGGCCCGGGGCGGCGGCAAGTGCGTGTGGTGCGAGTTCGTGGTGCCCCGGCGCGAGTGAGCCCGCCTGGCACGACCGGCGCCGGGTGGGCAGTCTGGACGTATGCCGGAACTGCCCGAGGTCGAGGCGCTCGCCGACTTCCTGACCGAGCATCTCGTCGGCCGCACGGTCGTACGGGTGCTGCCCGTGGCCGTCAGCGTCCTGAAGACGTACGACCCTCCGGTCACGGCCGTGGAGGGCCACGAGGTGTCCGCCGTGCGCCGGTACGGCAAGTTCCTCGCCCTCGCGACGTCCGGCGGCCCGCATCTGGTGATCCACCTGGCCCGCGCGGGCTGGCTGCAGTGGAAGGACCCGCTGCCCGGCGGCATGCCCCGCCCGGGCAAGGGCCCGCTGGCGCTGCGTGTCGCCCTGGAGACCGGGGCGGGCTTCGACCTGACGGAGGCCGGCACCCAGAAACGGCTCGCGGTGTACGTCGTCGCAGACCCGCGGGAGGTGCCCGGCGTCGACCGCCTGGGGCCCGACCCGCTCGCCGACGACTTCGACGAGGCCCGACTGGCGGCCCTGCTGAAGGACGAGCGCAGACGCCTCAAGGGCGCGCTGCGCGACCAGAGCCTGATCGCGGGCGTCGGCAACGCCTACAGCGACGAGATCCTGCACGCCGCGAAGATGTCCCCGTACAAGCTCGCGGCCTCCCTCACCCCCGAGGAGACCGCGCGCCTGTACGAGGCGCTGCGCGGCACGCTCACCGAGGCGGTGGAGCGCTCGCGGGGCCTGGCGGCCGGACGGCTGAAGTCCGAGAAGAAGAGCGGCCTGCGCGTCCACGGCCGCACCGGCGAGCCCTGCCCGGTGTGCGGCGACACCATCCGCGAGGTCTCCTTCAGCGACTCCTCGCTCCAGTACTGCCCGACCTGCCAGACCGGCGGCAAGCCGCTGGCGGACCGCAGGCTGTCCCGGCTGCTGAAGTAGGCCCACGCGGTTCCGCGCCGATCCGCACCGGTTCGCACCGGTGCCCGCCGCCTCCGTCCGCGTCACCGCCCTGAGGGGGCACCCCCTGGAGGCACCCCCTAGAACAGGTGGATGGCGAGATGGCCGAGGGGCAGGCCCAGTTGCCACGCCGGGGTCCACACCTTCGGGCCCTCGTCCTCCCCGAGCGGTCCCGGGCCGCCCGGCACGGCGTTCAGGTCGGGGGCGAGCAGCTCGGTCTCCCGGAGCCAGCGCCACGCCTCCCGGGCCAGCTCCAGATCGGGGTCGGGGCGCCCGGCACCGGCGGCGGCGACCTCGGCCAGGCGCTCGCGAACCCAATCCTGCCAGGGCTGGTCGTAGGCGGTCAGGGACAGCCAGGTCTCCAGGTGCGAGACGACCTGGACGCCGGGCAGCTCGCCCTCGGTGTCGGAGAGGAAGACGGTCAGCGCCAGCGCGTCCCGCCCGGCGCGGAACTCGAACGACGTCGGCGGCATCAGATCGCCGCCGCGCAGCAGCTCGTCGGCGATGTACTCGGCGTACAACCACGCCATGGGGACGACCAGTCCACCGTCACCGGTGCCGTCCGTGCCCTCGTGACCTCTGTGCAGCATCCCTTCCTGCCTTCCTCCGGTGCGTGCGCGTCGCCCGACCCCGGCTCCTCCGGGTCCGGAACACGGACGGGAACAGCCGATTACCCGACCGGGGGTGTCGGCAAGGCGCTTTACGGAGGTTTGACTCGCCCGCCCGTTTCACCGCAGGTCGGCGGTGTATCCCGGCAGCACCCTGCGCAGGGCGCGCAGCGCGTAATACGCGCGGGACTTCACGGTACCGGGCGGAATGCCCAGGGCTGTCGCCGCTTCCGCCACGGTCGCCCCTTCGAAATACACGAGCACCAGGACTTCACGGTGCTCCGGCGTGAGGGTCTTCACAGCCTCGCGTACGTCGAGCGCGGCGGCGGCCCGTTCGGCGTGATCGGCGCAGACGCGCGCGTTCTCCAGGGCGGCGGCGTCGCCGACCTCCGCGGGCCGCGCCTGCCGGGCCCGCCGCGCGTCGATCGCCAGCCGCCGGGCCACGGTGAGCAGCCAGGGCCGTACGGAGTCGAAGGCGTCGGCGCGCAGGGCTTCCGGGTGCTGCCAGGCGCGGACCAGGGTCTCCTGCACCAGGTCCTCGGCGCGCTGCCGGTCGCCGTCGCACAGCCGCAGCAGCAGCGCGAACAGCGGCCGGCCGTGCTCGCGCTGGAGCGTGGCGAGCTCGTGCTCGGCGGTCGTCCCGTTCGTCGGGTGGGTGATGGTTCCGGCCGTCATGGCCGTATGGCACCGCAGGGCGCCCCGCAGGGACAGCCCGCGCACCGCGGAGTGCGACGGGCGGTCGATCGCGTCGGCGAACGGTTCGACGAACGGTCGGCACGGCGCTCCGGGCGGGCCGGACGGGCTAATGAGCGTGTCGGAGCCGTCCCGGGCGGCCCGCGCCTTCTTACCTGTTTGTAGGTAAATGTGACTTTCTTGCGTCGAGTGACCGGACGGGGTGAGCGGATGATCACACGCAGCAGACAGGTGGCCCTGGTCCTGACGGCCGTCCTCGCCGCGGGCGCGGCCTGCCAGGCCCGCGACCGGGATTCTTCCGGACGCTCGGCACCGCCCGCCGCCGGCTTCACCCTGGTCGCCTCCGGCGACGTCCTGCCGCACGACTCGGTCATCGACCGGGCGGCCTTCGACGGGGGCGGCACCGGTCACGCCTTCCGCCCCCTGCTCGCCGGCGTCCGGCCCGTCGTCTCCGGCGCCGATGTGGCCCTCTGTCACATGGAGACATGTCGACCGGACAGCCGTGGGCGGTGAACCTCGTCGACGCCGACCGGATCCTCGCCGACGCCCGCGCGGCGCGACGGGCCGGTGCCGACGTGGTCGCCGTCTCCCCGCGCTGGGGGCCGAGTGGCGGGGGCCCCGACGAACGGCAACTGGTGATGGGGGAGCGGCCCCGCGTCAGTCCTCGGCGACGTGGTCGAGCCCCCGCAGCATCAGGCCGAGCACCCGCAGGCAGGCCGCCACCTCGGCGCCGGTGAGCCCGCCGCCGACCTCGCGGAGCAGGGCGTGCTCCCGGTCGAGCACGGCGGCGATGACCGCCCCGCCCTCGTCGGTGAGGCGGATCAGCGACGACCGCCGGTGCGCGGGGTTGGGGATGCTCTCCACCAGGCCCCGCGCCGCGGCGTCGTTGACCATGCGCTGCACGAACTGCCGGCTGATCGCCTGGGCGCGGCCCATCTGCGGCACCGTCATCGGGCCGTGCCGGTGCAGCAGGGCCAGCACGGCGCGCACCCCGACGGAGAGGCCCTCGGCGGCCAGGCCCTGCTCGACGCCGCGCTGGGCGCGCCGGTAGAGGGGGCCCACCAGGTCGTACACCTCGGTGAGCCGGTGGGCGAGCTCGTCCGGAGGGAGGGGCGCCTCGGAGGGCCCGGGCTCGCGCGGGCGGGACGGGTCGATGTCCTTCATGCCCTCATCATGACACCTCGGTTGTCAATCCCAGCGAAAGATGACACCTTGGTTGTCATGAAGGCTTCTTCGGCTGCTTCGGACCTGTGCTTCTTCGCCTCCGCCGACGGCGACCTCGCCTACCGCGACACCGGTACGGGGGACCCGGTGGTCCTGCTGCACTCCGGATTCCTCGACCACCGGCTCTTCGAGGACCGGATCCCCGTCCTCGCCGGCGCCGGGTACCGGGTGATCGCTCCGGACGTGCGCGGCCACGGCTCCTCCGCCAACGGCACCCGGCCCTTCCGCTGGGCCGACGACCTCGCCGGACTGCTGCGCCACCTGGACGCCGGGCCCGCGGTGCTCCTCGGCGTGTCGATGGGCGGGGCCATCGCCACCGACACCGTCCTGGTACATCCCGAGCTGGTGCGCGCCGTGGTGGTGTGCGGCGCCGCCACCAGCGAGTTCCGGCCCACCGACCCCTGGCACCTGGGGATTTGGACCGAGATGGAGCGGGCCGGGGCGGCGGGTGACGCTCAGGGCTGGCTCCGGGCGTTCCTGGCGGCCGCCGCCGGGCCGTACCGCGCCCTGGAGGACGTCGACCCGGCCATCCTCGGCCGGCTGCGGGAGATGGCTTTGCACACCCTGTCCAAGCACTCGCCCGGCGAGCCCGACCGGCACGTGCCGGTGACCGGCACCTGGGCCGGGGCGCCGAAGATCGACGTCCCGCTCCTCGCCGTCAACGGCTCCCTGGACGCCCCCGACCTCCTCGGCGAGGCCGAGCGGCTGGTCCGCACCGTGCGCCACGGCCGCTCGGTCACCGTCGACGGCGCCGGCCACTACCCGAACCTGGAGCGGCCGCAGGCCTTCGACCGGATCGTGCTGGACTTCCTGCGTTCCCTCTAGAGGCATGTCTGACATTGCCCGCCTGCCCTGCGGGCGGACGGCGGGAATCGTCAGGCAGGCCCTAACGCCGGGCCAGCTCCGACTTCCGGTACGAGTACCCGAAGTAGATCACGAGCCCGAGGGCGAACCACACGCCGAACCGCACCCAGGTCTGCCACTGGAGGAACGTGATCAGCCAGATCGAGAAGACGACACCCAGCGCCGGCACGAACGGCATCCACGGCGTGCGGAAGGTGCGCGGCAGGTCGGGCTGCCGGTAGCGCAGCACGATCACCGCCGTGCACACCACCGCGAACGCCAGCAGAATGCCGATGTTGGTCAGCTCGGCCGCCTCGCCGATCGGCAGGAACCCGGCGATGGCGGCCGACGCGGCCCCGACGATCCAGGTGACCCGGGTGGGCACGTGCCGCGTCGGATGCGTCTTGGCGAACCACTTGGGCAGCAGGCCGTCCCGGGACATGCTGAACCACACCCGGGTCACCCCCAGCATGAACGTGAACATGACGGTGAGGATGCCGATGATCGCACCCACCGCGATGACGTCCGCCAGCCCGCCCAGCCCCACCGACTTGAACGCCGTGGAGAAACCGCTCTCCCTGTCGATGTCCTTGTAGTCCTGCATCCCCGTCAGCACCAGGCAGGCGGCCACGTACAGCACCATCGAGATGGCGAGCGAGTAGATGATCGCCTTCGGCATGTGCCGCTGCGCGTCCTTGGACTCCTCGGCCGCCGTCGACATCGCGTCGTAGCCGAAGACGGCGAAGAACACCGTCGCCGCACCCGTGAACGCGCCGCCGACGCCGTAGGGGAAGAACGGGTTGTAGTGAGCCGTGTCGATGTGGAAGACCCCGACCGCGATCACCAGCAGCACCACCAGCACCTTCAGTACGACGACCACCATCTCGAAGCGGGCGGCGTTCTTGATGCCGAGGTTGAGCAGATACGCGATGAACAGGCACAGCACGGCCGCGAACAGATCGACCCTGTGCCCGTCCCCGGTCCCGGGCGCCCCCAGCATCCAGGACGGCAGGTCGGCGCCCAGCTCGCCGACGAGGAAGCTGAAGTAGCCGGAGATGCCGATGGCGACCACCGCGACGATCGCCGTGTACTCCAGCAGCAGATCCCAGCCGATGAACCAGCCCGCGAACTCGCCGAGCACCGCGTAACCGTAGGTGTAGGCGGAGCCCGCCTTCGGGATCAGCCCGGCGAACTCGGCGTACGACAGCGCCGCCGCGGCGCTTGCGACACCGGCGATGAGGAAGGAGACGAGGACCGCGGGCCCGGCCGTGCCGTTGGCGACCGTACCGGCGAGGGTGAAGATGCCCGCGCCGATGATGCCGCCCACCCCGATCGCGGTCAGCTGCCACAGCCCCAGCGACCGCTCCAGCCGGGTGCCCTCACCGACCTCCGTCTCCTCGATGTGCTCGATGGGTTTGCGGCGGAGAATTCCCTCGCCCCGACGGAACCCGGCCATGCTCCTCACCTCTTTGTGATCGGCAAACGGCTGACGGCGGATCATGATGGCCCAGCCCCGTCCGGTACGGAAGACGCCACGCACACGCGCGGCGCACCGGATCCGGACCGATCCGAACGGGAGACCCTAAGGCACCACCGTCACGGGCCAGCGCCCCGCCTTCACCAGCCGGACCGCCACCGAGCCGACGATCCGGTGGCCGGCCTGCTCGGACGCGCCCACGACCACGGCGTCCGCCTTCAGCTCGTCGGCGGCCTTGACCAGGCCGTTGTAGGGGTCGCCGCGGAAGGTGTGGAACTCCCAGCGCACCTCGAATATCCCCTTGACCCGCTCGGCCGCCTCCCGGATCTGCGCCACCAGCTCCTCGGCGATCTCGTCGGTCGCGTCGGCCACCGGGGCACCCAGCGCCGCGCCCGCCGCCAGCACCGGCTGCACATACACCACGGCGAGCAGCGCCCGCTGCCGCCGGGCCAGCCCGCCCGCGTAGGCCGCGGCGCGGAGCGAGGAGTCCGAGCCGTCCACGCCGACCACGATGACCTTCGGCCCGTCCGTGCCCCGCTCGAACTGATGGGAGTGCTCTGCGTGCTGTTCCGTCACGCTGGGAGGCTATCGGAAGCCGCCGCCCGTCCCGCCGGCCGGAGCCGCCCGGCCGGGCGGGGCTCGGCCGGGCGGGTGGATTCCCGCGGCCGCACCGGTGTTGCTGAGGAGCGGCGCCCGCCCGCCGGGCGACTGATGAGTCATGAAGAAGGTTCAGTTGCTCACGAGGCGCCGCGCCCTGCTCGCCGGTGCCGCCGCCGTGGGCGCGGCCGGCACCGCCGGTGTGCTCACCACCGGCCCGGGGGACGAGCCGGCCCTCCCGGCCGCCCCCGTCGGCGGCCCGCCGGCCCGCCGCGCGCACCGGCCCTCCGCCTACCGCCTCAAGCCGCTGACCGGCTACGGCTCGCCGCGGGCCGTGCCCGTCCGGCCCCCGGTACGGCGTGAGCCGCTGCTGCGCGTGTCCGGACGCGGCCGCACCATGGTGCTGACCTTCGACGACGGCCCCGACCCCCGCTACACCCCCGACATCCTGGACACGCTGGCCGAGTACGAGGTGCGCGCCATGTTCTTCGTCTGCGGGGAGATGGCGGACGCCCACAGGGAGCTGCTGGCCCGGATGGCCGACGAGGGGCACGTCGTCGGCAACCACACCTGGTCCCATCCGCTGCTCACCCGCCTCACCCGGCGCCGGATCCGCTGGGAGATGGAAAGCACCAGCGACGTCATCGAGGAGGCGTACGGCGAACGCCCCCTGTGGTTCCGGGCCCCCTACGGCGCCTGGAACCGGGCCGCCTTCCAGCTCGGTGCCGAACTCGGCATGGAACCCCTCGCCTGGACCGTGGACACCCTCGACTGGACCACCCCGGGCGCCCGCACCATCGTCGACCGGGTCGAGGACGGCGCCGCCCCCGGGGTCGTGGTGCTCTGCCACGACGCCGGGGGCGACCGCTCCCAGAGCGTGACGGCCCTGCGCCGCTATCTGCCCCGCCTGCTGGACTCCGGCTACCACCTCACCGTTCCCCGCCGGCAGTACACCTGACCGGTCCCCGCCCGGCCGGGGACCGGTCAGCGGACCGCGGTCATGCGGGCGAAGGCGACGACGTTCCCCTCGTAGCCGTTCTGCTCGGAGAAGCCGCCGCCGCAGGTGATGACCCGCAGTTCCGGCGCGCCCTTCGAGGCGTAGACCCGGTCGCCGGGGAAGTCGTCCTTCTCGAAGACCTCCAGGCCGTAGACCTCGAACACGGCGGTCCTCCCGTCCTGGCGGGAGAGCTCCACCTTGTTGCCCTTCTGGAGGGCGCCCAGTCCGTAGAAGACGGCGGGGCCCTGTGTGTTGTC contains the following coding sequences:
- a CDS encoding SpoIIE family protein phosphatase, producing the protein MVDRGASALSLPDEWPARPEPILALNRMGSFDWDLDTGLFHMDAQAHEVFDLRPDEFDGRPESLSARIPRVEERRLDTLVAQAMKDGSENYGAYFRLRCRDGTLRWTHTQGYIRRDETGRPHRIVGIVRDATEEVGDLEARRAQAAQGEARRRQTDVVQRATAALAHARTVNDVMDVLRDTHGLTRLGATSLVMGLVEGGRIRLVADGPDNSFVPGTRITRIDEPYPMSEAVRTLSPRFIESPEEFAERYPVLWPNITHLHITAAAYLPLIAQARPIGAMGLLYSDRHGFSPEDRNVLVALGSSIAQSLQRAMLYEQEMDLAQGLQQAMLPRTIPSVPGCDVAVRYRAATLGGSLGRDIGGDWYDLIPLPGGRVGAVIGDVQGHDTHAAAVMGQLRIVLRAYAAEGHTPATVMARASVFLHELDTDRFATCLYAEADLATGVVQVVRAGHIDPLVRQPDGTCRRVPVEGGMPLGLSAEFGQLAYPVGTLELDPGSTLLLCTDGLVETPGADLDDGVQALAALVAAGPEDVRDLAGRLIEVFEDRGGEDDVALLLLRRRGLDAPRSGGRLQQHVAPGDPEALAGARHMIRAAVRAWGAGDQADEIELAADELLTNALMHTEGAAVVTLRVLTGADRRLRVEVEDTSSALPRRREAGESGVSGRGLFLVETFADGWGVEARGGGKCVWCEFVVPRRE
- a CDS encoding Fpg/Nei family DNA glycosylase, which gives rise to MPELPEVEALADFLTEHLVGRTVVRVLPVAVSVLKTYDPPVTAVEGHEVSAVRRYGKFLALATSGGPHLVIHLARAGWLQWKDPLPGGMPRPGKGPLALRVALETGAGFDLTEAGTQKRLAVYVVADPREVPGVDRLGPDPLADDFDEARLAALLKDERRRLKGALRDQSLIAGVGNAYSDEILHAAKMSPYKLAASLTPEETARLYEALRGTLTEAVERSRGLAAGRLKSEKKSGLRVHGRTGEPCPVCGDTIREVSFSDSSLQYCPTCQTGGKPLADRRLSRLLK
- a CDS encoding sigma-70 family RNA polymerase sigma factor is translated as MTAGTITHPTNGTTAEHELATLQREHGRPLFALLLRLCDGDRQRAEDLVQETLVRAWQHPEALRADAFDSVRPWLLTVARRLAIDARRARQARPAEVGDAAALENARVCADHAERAAAALDVREAVKTLTPEHREVLVLVYFEGATVAEAATALGIPPGTVKSRAYYALRALRRVLPGYTADLR
- a CDS encoding MarR family winged helix-turn-helix transcriptional regulator yields the protein MKDIDPSRPREPGPSEAPLPPDELAHRLTEVYDLVGPLYRRAQRGVEQGLAAEGLSVGVRAVLALLHRHGPMTVPQMGRAQAISRQFVQRMVNDAAARGLVESIPNPAHRRSSLIRLTDEGGAVIAAVLDREHALLREVGGGLTGAEVAACLRVLGLMLRGLDHVAED
- a CDS encoding alpha/beta fold hydrolase, translated to MKASSAASDLCFFASADGDLAYRDTGTGDPVVLLHSGFLDHRLFEDRIPVLAGAGYRVIAPDVRGHGSSANGTRPFRWADDLAGLLRHLDAGPAVLLGVSMGGAIATDTVLVHPELVRAVVVCGAATSEFRPTDPWHLGIWTEMERAGAAGDAQGWLRAFLAAAAGPYRALEDVDPAILGRLREMALHTLSKHSPGEPDRHVPVTGTWAGAPKIDVPLLAVNGSLDAPDLLGEAERLVRTVRHGRSVTVDGAGHYPNLERPQAFDRIVLDFLRSL
- a CDS encoding amino acid permease; the encoded protein is MAGFRRGEGILRRKPIEHIEETEVGEGTRLERSLGLWQLTAIGVGGIIGAGIFTLAGTVANGTAGPAVLVSFLIAGVASAAAALSYAEFAGLIPKAGSAYTYGYAVLGEFAGWFIGWDLLLEYTAIVAVVAIGISGYFSFLVGELGADLPSWMLGAPGTGDGHRVDLFAAVLCLFIAYLLNLGIKNAARFEMVVVVLKVLVVLLVIAVGVFHIDTAHYNPFFPYGVGGAFTGAATVFFAVFGYDAMSTAAEESKDAQRHMPKAIIYSLAISMVLYVAACLVLTGMQDYKDIDRESGFSTAFKSVGLGGLADVIAVGAIIGILTVMFTFMLGVTRVWFSMSRDGLLPKWFAKTHPTRHVPTRVTWIVGAASAAIAGFLPIGEAAELTNIGILLAFAVVCTAVIVLRYRQPDLPRTFRTPWMPFVPALGVVFSIWLITFLQWQTWVRFGVWFALGLVIYFGYSYRKSELARR
- a CDS encoding universal stress protein; this encodes MTEQHAEHSHQFERGTDGPKVIVVGVDGSDSSLRAAAYAGGLARRQRALLAVVYVQPVLAAGAALGAPVADATDEIAEELVAQIREAAERVKGIFEVRWEFHTFRGDPYNGLVKAADELKADAVVVGASEQAGHRIVGSVAVRLVKAGRWPVTVVP
- a CDS encoding polysaccharide deacetylase family protein produces the protein MKKVQLLTRRRALLAGAAAVGAAGTAGVLTTGPGDEPALPAAPVGGPPARRAHRPSAYRLKPLTGYGSPRAVPVRPPVRREPLLRVSGRGRTMVLTFDDGPDPRYTPDILDTLAEYEVRAMFFVCGEMADAHRELLARMADEGHVVGNHTWSHPLLTRLTRRRIRWEMESTSDVIEEAYGERPLWFRAPYGAWNRAAFQLGAELGMEPLAWTVDTLDWTTPGARTIVDRVEDGAAPGVVVLCHDAGGDRSQSVTALRRYLPRLLDSGYHLTVPRRQYT